The genomic stretch CTGCAAGTAGCagtcagggttcccacaatCATGAagttcctggaaaagttatgaaataaaaaaaaattccaggcCTGAAAGTGgtttgaaatttcaaaataaaaaaaaaaaaaaattgaaaatatttgaatatgCATTGTTTTGGCTAAAAAATGTTAGTGAAAATCCCAAAACCTGTCCAGTGTTACATGAAACACGTccctttgaaaaacacaaaatttgtaaaagtATAATAGGTAACCTTTAACATTTTCATGAGGGTAATTAATGCATGCTTCATATCACATACTTTGATGTGACTAGCGTCACCTCTAAGAAGATGGTTATCTATTCTGTCTGTGGGAGGATAAAGGTCGAAAGCTTCACACCACCATCAACATCCACTCTTACGTCAGCTTCTAGGTATGATGTGGCATTTAGAACACATGTTTTTCCAGTTTAATCAACTGGAAGCCCTTAGTTTGCAAAGCATCATGCTGGGTTGATTTGCATGTCAAATGCTAGCCCACACTTTTAAAAGTTCTTATAGTCAGATTAGCATCAACCAGTGATTTCAGCAGGATTAGCTGTCTAACACAAGCAAATACTACCAGAGCAGATGGAGCAGTCCTGAAGCAGGCCCTTGATCCTCACACTATCACTACCATTTGACAGCACAGTCCACAAAGGGATCAACATGGGCTTGTTTGTGTTAAACAAGATTTGCGTGCTGTTGGGTTGAAGCTGGGTAAAATGGTGCATGCACTTGACTGCTGGTGTTTGTTATAACTCACTTGGAGGGCCAGATGGGTGACTTTTTCACACAATAGTGGCAATTCAGAAAGAGACTTGTAAGTTGTGTGTGCAAGTAAAGTTGACATATCAGCTGTGATCAGCTTAAAGGGgtagttcagtttttttaaagtggggttgtatgaggtactaaTCCAAAGACAGTTTACTTACAGTGGATAGCTGTCTGGGATGGCCCTTTTTGCAGAAGCAGGCTGGACTCCAACATGGAATCGTAGAcacctgaaaaatgtccaacctaaaaaaaaatatgctttattAAGAGTATTTTAACTGCTTCTGCTTAATGTCAGACACTGATTTCCATCAGGAATATGGAGCAGTTATGTTTCTCtgttcaaagccagactccattgacaaaaaaagcatttttactcATTGAACACAGGAgatgctggtctactgctgccatgatcaaatatatcaaatattaagtttgtgttattgtgtgactatGAGTGTTTAAAgggtcacacagtaacacaaacttaataataacaaactaactgactgatacagcggtagaccagcaggcCCTGTGTTCGGTGAGATTAATTAGTTATTATCAACAAAGACACTGGTAGTAGGACTATAtgaatttcttgtttttctgatgccacattgtaaaatctcaaaataattagttataattataatttacaCAATGTCATTCCCATTACTTTCACCAAAAAGTCACACTGCAAAATGCTCCCTAATCCCAAGTAACTGACATCTGctcatgttttttccccttcattttagttttcataAAGTTAATTTGAAATGTCATGCTTGGTGGCATTAAGAGAGGTCATAAAAGAGTTAAATATAACTTGCACAAGCTGCAAGTACCCTGTTACTCGTAAAGAGTATATTTTCACTGTTGGTGTGGGTCTTTGTTGCATGTTTGGTCTAAAGTagtattaaaaattacaagtttatACCTGTAGTCACCCCGCTAAAGTACATGTTGTTGTTGACCCCCATGTACAGCAGTATATTGCTGAGCTTTCATGTCAGACACCAACCTGGGCCATCCTAGATTGCAATCTACTGCACATAATGAACTGCctgtggataagtaccccatacaaccccacttcaaaaaatcagaactattcctttaagtagGCAGTCATTGATTTGTTCAGCATCAATGGTATTTAAGCAGACTGAACTACGTCTCTGTCTGAGTGTGAGGAAGGAAACATTCTTAAGTCTgtaaatgcatctttttttcttccaaatagATATGTCAATACCACAAATTGTTTtaccaaaagagaaaaaaaggaaaatatgttcattttgacattatttattaGATGGACTCAATCCTTTATtaacattatacatatttacttctctctctctctgatgggAAATGCACACGGCATGTAGCCTTAGAAAAGCTACAGTCACAGTCGTCAGTGAGGTGCATCTCCTTAGACAATACTGTCAGTCATTCACTCAAGCATTAAACCACGATCTAAACAATGATCCCCACACAGCACAGGTGTTCAGAGGCCAATACagtaagcatttttttaacaaaaaattaggtatgtgaaaaaatatgttgCTCAGTTTTACACCTTTACAGGCTTTCGGTATTTGCAGTCAGACAAACTTGTGATCACCAGTAGCTGGAAGCGTGGTCAGTCCTGTTCGGCGGAGGGTGGAGTTGATGACACAGATGCTTGATCTAGGGGTGACTGAGGGGGTGTTAAGTTGAGCGTTAGGAAATGCCATCGGCACAGATGGTCGTCTGAACTCTGTCGTCGAGCTGTTGGATGTTGCGTCGTTTAGGAAGAGAAAACGGTTGCCAAGTCGGTGTCCAAGCGCTTGGAGGGCGGTTTTGCGCACAGAGCCAGATAACAGAAAGTACATGACAGGATCCAAGCAGCTATTGAAGGCAGAGAATAAGAGCATCACCTCATTGGTGCGGTCCACCAGCTGCAAGTAGTCACAAGATACTGTCCTGCTGAGCTGGGAGAAGATGTAGACTGGGCGGAAGGCGTGGTAAGGCCCAAAGCAAACGGTGAACAGAAAGAGGACAAAGAAGGACTTCTTGGCTGTTCGCTCATATCTCTGCGCGTTGGGAAGGTCCGGCTTGTCCCGTGACACCCTCAGCAGTTGGGAGGCAATCTTTGCATAGGAGACGACCAGCATGATGAAGACGAGCCAGAACATAAACACCAGCACGCCGTTGAAGTACGCTTTTCCTTTGGCTATGCTGCTGCGCTGCTTGTATTGGAAGCATTTGTCAGTGaactctctgtcctctgctgtgaAGATCATGGGCACCACAGCCACCAGTGACAGACCCCACAGAACACCACATGCCACCCAGCTCCATGGCCGGCTGCGCCCCCACAGAGTCATCCTCAAGCCTCTCCGGGCCTTTCCTTTCCCCTTTAACCTCAAGTATCTGTCCAAGCTGATGAGCCCCAGTAACATAATACTGATGTACATGTTCATGTAGAACAGATTCCCCACCATCTTGCAGGCCACAGATCCCAGCACCCACTTGTTTCCGTTAACATGGTAGAAAACCCTGAAGGGCAGACACGTCAGGAGGACCAGATCAGCCACGACACAGTTGATGAGGAACACCCGCACTGAGTTACGGCTTGACTGTAGGAAGAGAAAGACCCACAGAGCGAAAAGGTTACCCACGAGCCCCAAGATGAAGAACAGGGAGTACATGAAGGCCAGAGGCAGACGGAGCGCGGTGTCATCAAACGAGCACAAAGTCTGATTTGAGGAcgaggtggaggtggagaagAGAGATGAGGAAGGGGAAAGAGAGGTGGTGGAGAAGGAGGATGACATGGTAACGGGAAGGGATGCAGTAGAGATAGGAAGAGAGGAGTTAGACGATGCAGAGGCTGAGAGAGTGAAGGGAAAGGAAGAGCCCGAGGAGATGGCAGTCATTGTGTCTGAGgagaaataagagaaaaacactgtCAGTTCATTGTGTGTCACTGAACAGAAACCGATTTTAAACAGCTCaaagtaaaggcaaaaaaaaggttgaGTGCCCACACTGTGAAACTGCTGTTGCGTATTTTATGAGTAATGCACAGACAGGTGAGTAATATGTGGGTTTTAGTTTTAAAGGCCACACATGTAATACTtggtttgaaatgaaaattatagtaattaatGTAATGCTGAGAAAAAGTTACAGCACCCTCCAAAAGAGGAGCTTCACACGCAGGGTTTTGAATGTTCTGGAAGAATGTGCCAATGTTGCTCTGAACAACAAATTTGTTTTACTGGTGGGAACTGGAGTCATGACTAAATATGTTTCATGCCTGTTTAACCCGTAAAGTCCACTTCCACTGAGTTAGAGGAGAGTGAGCATAgattcacatgcacacacgctcAGTCAAAGTCACTGTCTGACTGCCACACACAGATGTTTGGATTAAGACAGAACACTCACCATCAGCACTCCGTGCGTAGAGATTTGAGCACAGCTGCAGTTTAGATGTGTGGGAAAGTGCGGAGAGGTGTCGGAGCAAAGCTGTccagtgtgtttttctcctccatcAAACTGTAACTGGTTTAAAAAGTTGAGTTACATTTATGTTAAGATATTATGCAACTGTAGTCCTTGTCCTTAACACTGTACTTTTGCTATCTTCACCTTTGTCTCCAGTCTCTGAATGAGTCATAAATTCTGCACACTCTTTTCTTCACATCTTTTTGACAGCGTCTGCTCCTCCCCGTCCTCCTCTCAGCTCTCCATTCTCCACTCACCCTCAGTCTTTCTCAGTCTCTGTCCTCTATTTCTTTGTTGAAAGTCTTTCTTGCTCCCCTCTTGCTCTCATAGATCTGATTGTATAGTCTGCTGGTCCTCTTGCCTCTGCctcttgttttttctccctctcactGCGTCTCTGTGATCTTGCACCGCCTCAGTCAACATCCCCCACGCCCCTCAGGTCCCCCATTACGAGAAGTGCAAAAAAGGGAAGACAGGAAGTCAACCCACCGCACTCTCACCCTGTTTCTGAGCTTCATTTGTAACGTAGCTCTCCTCAGTTATGCAGTTTCCCCTTCAGAAAAAAGACGCTTAAATCTTCAATAATATGATTGTTAtatattattagaatttttaatatGTCATGCACAGATCAGTGACATTCATCTTATCTGGAGTGCACATAATATTTTCCCAAGTCCCAAAAGCTTATTTTAAGCATGCACATAGGTTTTGCATGCAAGAAGCTGCAACTCCTTTTGTCATCAGCTCCATTTGAGTTCTGTGTTTTAATCAACTGAAGCTGGGTTATTAACACCAATTAAGAGTCCTGTGAAGGAACaagagtaaaaaacacaaagagagagagaccctGCAAGCTCATCACATGGGGTGTAGTAATGACTGCAGTTAAACTAAGCTTTTTGTCTCGGTGAGTCATTTGAGCATGTGCAACTGTTCAAATAATCTATTAAAATTAGCTTTACTAATAAGCTACTAATAATAAGCCTGCTGGAGAATGATACTCACATAGTTTTCCCCTCTGAGCATTCTGTTTTACAGACCACCTGTTGTAATTTAGCGTTGGCAAACCTGTAAATCCTGTAAAATGGATTTATATACTGTGGAGCAAAGCAGGTCTTTTATTACCTGCCTCCTCCAATATAAATCCTACACAAATAGAGTTCTGATGTGAAAACAATCTTGCAGACATGATGCCTTTAATCGCAAATTCATACTGAAACAGGAAAGGGATGGTGGGTACATACATGACAGTATATTCCAGGACTTACAATGGATATACTTCATTATCTGCTGCTTGTGTTCCAAAATTTCTCTCACTTTCATCATCTTCTCTCTGTCAGTATGTCTTGAGCCACTGGATCTTGTATCAAGGTTTAATCTTATATTTCTTTCCATCCTgcccatatttaaaaaaaaaaaaaagatccaccAATCAATCTTAAAGGTCTGCCACTAATGTAAGGGGTTTTAATTAATAGTTCCTTTCAGCAGTATGTCGTAAATGGTATCATCAGTTGATATCAAATCtaaattaaatgagaaaattcCTTATCGGTATAATGTGACTCAACATCTCAATCTGTAGCTCTCTGACCGATCTTAACTTCATGCATCTCACTTAAAGCATATGAACTAAATCTTGACGCAAAAGGTGTTTCCTGCCTGTTTTAGCCTCGTAAAGAAGCTGTGGTTATTGTTGCGCATGTTGTCTTGTCAGTGTGAAACTGAGGTTCACAAACCAGCAATTCAACATATGTTGCACTTTTGCACAGAAAGAGCTAATGCAGTGCTCTGCACCGATACTGTACACTGCAATGAAATGTTGCTATTTTCCCGTCAGTGAAATGAATAATTCATCATCGCGCATGTTAGTAGGATGTTTGCAGTGTGTCTCCTACGGTTTTAATAAGTAATCTAATAGTAGTCTAATTTCCTTTATTAACTCTGTTGAAATATATGCACCATAAATCTgctgtttaactttttttcccacccaTTCCAGTGTTTGACCTCTCTTTTATCTCTCGGCAGCCTCACTGTGTGCTGTTGGCCTCAAAGGAAAACTCTGCTCCAGTCAAGCTGGGAGGCTTTGGAGTGGCGATACAGCTGGGAGAGTCTGGTTTAGTAGCTGGAGGTACAGTAGCACACTCTGTCCTTTTCCTGTTCAGCTCAACACTCTAATGCATGCCTCCCCACtacacatatgcatacacacatactgaaacgatttgacaaaaacaaaatggacaCTGTGGTTTGTGCCATTTCCACGATATTCTGCATTTTactttgtctgttttctgcaTCACCGATCTCAAAGGGCCCTGCTTAAGGGGGTATTTCACCgtttttcaaccagctttgtatcaaaacaatgtggctaatatgtgtagatgaactgagGTAAACTTCACTCCATCTCACAAATGCCTAAATACCCCCTcccaaaccccccaaaataaaagtcttcaaactgatgtttatttacatCATTTGGAAGAgtggctgttgctcaaactgcaGGCTGTACTTTCGCGTTTTTGTATTGCCCGCCACCCATGCCTCCAACGGCGTGGACACagagtatacagctgatcaagagcTCTAAGAGGCATAGAGATCTAATATAATACCTATCAAGCAAAAACGCCCTTTTTACGTTTTCTCTTGTTTCACCAATTTCAAAAAgatgcatctttctactgcagagatggTCTAGTTTTTTGTGAGGGCCTTCTTTAATAGTTCGAGCCAGACAGTCTGGTTTAGATTGATTCTATACAGTAAATGATTAAATCATCCATTTTCTGTATCTCCCTGCTTTTTCTGGGTTGTGAGGGGGCTGGAGCATATCTTAGCTTACATTGGTGGGATACACCCATAGACAGGTTGTTATACTACCTCAGGGCTGGCACACAGGAAACAGacagattaaataaatgaatgtacaaactaaatgacaaatatatatatattcacagtCTGAGCACATTTTATAGGCAAACAGTTGTTGGTTTCAGCTTATTAAATACAAGGATTTGCTGCCTTATTGTAAGTTGAATATCTTAGTATTTTTGTTGGCATACATAGAGGCATGTTTCAATATGTCCTGACATTTTTAGAGACTAAAAATTTAACCGATTAATcccaaaaaatctgttatttgcatgtttttcctATCCTTCTGTCATTTTATCCTCATAACACCAGTTATCTCTACAGATTTCAACAATGCTTTCCTTTTATACCCTCGCAGCTAATCACTCTTCAAATTGCCTCACTGTCTGCTCTCAACAGGTCGAGTCGGCACTCCCCACTTCATGGCCCCGGaggtggtgaagagggagccaTACGGCAAACCGGTGGACGTGTGGGGATGTGGGgtcatcctcttcatcctcctctctggCTGCCTGCCTTTCTATGGCACCAAGGAGCGTTTGTTTGAGGCTATCATTAAGGGGAAATACAAGGTAGGAGCTGATCGACAACACGCCATTATTGTCTGTCCGTGTACACGCTAAATATGTTCCTGACTGAGTTGAGCTGTGCCCTTTAGCCACAGATGAGAACAATAGTGAGCTCCTGTTTATCACAGTGCTGCAGTGTGTATCAAGGTTGAGCTCTTTGGTTACAGAGAACTGAACAGTTTGTGTTGTACATCACTTCTGAACCTCCACAATGCCTTTTaaagtgttaatattttgtattaatttacatttattcttCTTAATAACGCTGTAGAATCTCCAAGTCTTTgacttgtgtaaaaaaaaacccaaaaaactatttttttttctttcctgtcgACTTCTCCCCTCATGCCAATGAATGCCTGCTCTGAGCTATTTTTACTATTACCTCATCATATGTATTCCTCATTTTATGTTAAGTGGGTGCCTCAAATTACACTCTAATACCCTCAACTCAAGCCAGTGAGAGGTGATGAATAATCTGATGGGCCTGTTCAGTTCTCTATTTTTTGATAAGAGTCTGAGTTTCCTGCCTAGTGCACTAATCTGTGGCAGATGCAGTCACTGCAGGCGGCTTGATGGACGACATCGTGCTATCTTCCATCAAGCTGCtgctcagcagctgctgctgaattcacaatttttttaaaataaaaaatgaactctACCAACACTGCAACTTTACAATTACATTACAGACGGTGATATTCCAGACTGGGATAATCAACTTGCTTTTcttgttggcatttttttagtatttttctaAGGTTTTAGCACGGctcttggattttagcatgattttggaatgtttttagtaattttagcatgttttaaggattttaggtaGAAATTTTAGAGTTTAGGATgcttttaggatttcaggacgatttcatgattttagtacatttctggaattttaggacattagtggcTTAGCTTCTCTGGCACttatttgataaacaagctctatttctatgctgttttatgcactatgGCGACTTATTTATGCTAAACGTATAAAAATAAGTCCCTGtgttaatcactttatttttattattattaattagaaaatggttggggggcacCCTATTTGAGGAAAGATTTTCCCTGCAGGCCTTGAGTATCAGTGTTCTAGGCAATGATCACTGAATATCCTGAATAAAGGACGGGGGATGCATATTTATCCACTGAGCACACAcaaattcagttttcattttcgCTTCCCACCGTCGTCATTGCTGGCCTGCTGACAGTGATCATGGTTGCCAGTGTGTCTGAACATGttgtcctgtgtttgtgtgtttgtccagaTGAACCCGCGCCAGTGGGCACACATCTCAGAGAGTGCCAAGGACCTGGTGAGACGCATGCTGATGCTGGACCCGGCCGAGAGAATCACCGTCTACGAGGCCCTCAACCACCCCTGGCTGAAGGCAAGAACACACTCTCACAGTGCCAGTAAAAACTGACCACAGCTTAGGGGGCTTCGCTGTAGATGTTGCCAACTGTAGCCGCTTATTCTCCTTAAACTTATGTGgtttataacatttaaaaagcatcagACATTTAGTGTTATGTGGACAATTGGTGTTTGGGAACTCAAAGTCTCCTTGAAACCACAGGCCTCATTGATGCTGACTCAAAAGCACTTCCTTCTGCTCGGAACCACAGCTGTGCTTTCACATCCGCTCTGCGCTTGCTCtgatgtgtgtctctgtttgctTATGCCCTCACCTTTATATTTATGGTTTCTGCTTGTACTtaagtttgtgtctgtgtttgcaggAGAGGGACAGGTACGCCTACAAGATCCACCTGCCTGAAACAGTGGAACAGCTGAGGAAGTTCAACGCCAGGAGGAAGCTGAAGGTCAGCACTGTGTTGATGTTGAGTATAAAACCCTACAGGGTCAACACGATTACACTGAAGATGAGAGGAGGTGTCACCTCCTCCACAGCTATTTCTGATGACCCagattaatttcttgttaaatgtTAACCAGAGATCGTCAACAGGCTTATCCTGATGGCCTCATATGCAAACACATAAAGAGCATGTGCATATATTCCAAAACATGGTGCTCTGTTAAGGCTTTATGTTACAGCTGTGTTATCCATACTCCGTGTCCCAGGGTGCAGTGCTAGCTGCTGTCTCCAGCCACAAGTTTAATTCCTACTATGGAGACCCTCCCGAGGAGCTACATGACTTCTCAGATGACCCCACCTCCTCAGGTAAGCTTTAGTCACAAGGTTTGTTATCTTTTGTTCATTAATCCAGGCTAATAAAACACATTAGACACCTTACAATGTGACAATATAACCTTACAGAACggaaaaacaactaaatgaaaacaaaaacgattaaaattaattcataattttgtttttgacagagcAGCTTACTGGTTTCCCTCATGCTGTCTGTTCCTTTTGGGAAgactcatttattattttaacacctTTGAAACATTTCTTCAGAAAAATTTACAAAAGAACAGTTGATTTCACTTCAGAATCTTTTAAGTGAAGATATTCTGAAAATTTACTGTCATGTTTAACATTGAACAGTCATTATTTCATAGATTCTGTAATGAGAAAGAGcaagaccatttttttttgtcaagtttttgGGACCACTATTCAAAACTGGCTCAGATTCCTCAACGTTTATTTTAAACTCAcgattttaaatattaaaaggaTTCCAGATGAAACGATCCCCACATTATAAATACAATCATTCTATTTggtaaaatatttgtatttaaagaaGGGCTGTCACAATAACCTCAATATTGTAATACTATGCCATTGACAAGCCAACCCCAGGGGATTGTAAGCAATGGGAGTACTACATATTTCTACTCTGCTAAAAACGTCAGCAGTGTGACGAGGTGCTAAGTGTCTATTCTGCACTGAGTGCtgaattttgctgtttttttttttttgtttttttttttacctggtcGCCAAGAGcctaaaaatgtttaacttcaAGTAAAACACTGTTCAATACTGCCAGTTTTTATGCAGATGTCCAGTCACAGTGGAGGAGGCACGAGGCAAATATCACAAAGATCAACCATTATGTcaatgaacaacaacaacaatgaaggAGAAATTTTTACTGCACCCACACAGATCGCTGGGTCTGTTCTCACTCCCTTGCTTCATCCAGAACTCTACCTTGTGCTGACGTTTTTACTTCTGCGGATATtctgtatcatagcaaccagacaCAACCAAAGTGTCTCGGCTGAAAAAACTGCTGCGCCCCTTATTGTGGCTTGTTGCCCTTCTGTAACCTGCATTTAGCAATGAACAagttgttcatttgtttttaacagtttcatttttgtaatgtaataaGCACCAATTTACTGAATAACAGTCTAACAGTaaagcttattttattattttataaagtaCTGAAATTAGGATTAATGAAGTATTTTGCAGAACAATTTCCCTCACTGTGACAGCCCAAACTTAAAGCTGTATTAAGTGCTAATCTGAAACTAACTttcccaaaaaatacattacaaagcCAGTTTCTAATTCATAATTGCCACAAACTATTTAGTAATACCACAACACAGTATGAAATTCGGAAG from Plectropomus leopardus isolate mb chromosome 24, YSFRI_Pleo_2.0, whole genome shotgun sequence encodes the following:
- the LOC121962854 gene encoding probable G-protein coupled receptor 34, yielding MTAISSGSSFPFTLSASASSNSSLPISTASLPVTMSSSFSTTSLSPSSSLFSTSTSSSNQTLCSFDDTALRLPLAFMYSLFFILGLVGNLFALWVFLFLQSSRNSVRVFLINCVVADLVLLTCLPFRVFYHVNGNKWVLGSVACKMVGNLFYMNMYISIMLLGLISLDRYLRLKGKGKARRGLRMTLWGRSRPWSWVACGVLWGLSLVAVVPMIFTAEDREFTDKCFQYKQRSSIAKGKAYFNGVLVFMFWLVFIMLVVSYAKIASQLLRVSRDKPDLPNAQRYERTAKKSFFVLFLFTVCFGPYHAFRPVYIFSQLSRTVSCDYLQLVDRTNEVMLLFSAFNSCLDPVMYFLLSGSVRKTALQALGHRLGNRFLFLNDATSNSSTTEFRRPSVPMAFPNAQLNTPSVTPRSSICVINSTLRRTGLTTLPATGDHKFV